The following are encoded in a window of Nitrospirota bacterium genomic DNA:
- a CDS encoding restriction endonuclease subunit S: MEKWQMKASIVSSSNVDLDDRIDAEYFEPSYLENEGKLKKVNAKPLSDYCKLASSAFYPSATEYYATGEMPFIRCVDCIEFPAITSLQNDTFERLPRSFIKENKTIKILKNGDIVITKVGSPCYASVVYGLDEVALSRTVLGVFKIEGIDPFYLTVYLRSKYGFEQLVRERELTIQYQLTLERVGRILIYKPMDGFFEKIIRQIFIQSQSLYIKSAEQYAKAEDALLNELGLPNWKPKHQLYFIKNFFDTQSSNRIDAEYFQPMYEEIVKAIRSSKNHACLGDIVSIKKCIEPGSDAYQDNGIPFLRVSNLSKFGINNDNQQFLSVSLYDTLKMHQPKKGEILLSKDATPGIAFYLKETPCKMIPSGGILRITVKDINSIYPEYLTLALNSIVVQKQIERDSGGSIINHWLVDQVKNTLIPILPVSVQKEISTKIDESFSDREHSKRLLYIAKRGVEMAIEKSEKDAEKWIKDEIIKSGLKDAGF, from the coding sequence TTGGAAAAATGGCAAATGAAAGCATCTATTGTAAGTAGCTCAAATGTAGATTTGGACGACAGAATTGATGCTGAATATTTCGAGCCTTCTTATTTAGAGAATGAAGGCAAACTCAAAAAAGTTAATGCTAAGCCCTTATCTGATTACTGCAAGCTCGCATCAAGTGCTTTCTATCCATCCGCCACAGAATATTATGCTACTGGAGAAATGCCCTTTATCAGGTGTGTGGATTGCATTGAATTTCCCGCCATTACTTCTTTGCAAAACGATACATTTGAAAGGCTGCCTCGTTCTTTTATTAAAGAAAATAAAACTATCAAGATATTGAAAAATGGGGATATCGTGATTACTAAAGTTGGGTCTCCTTGCTATGCGTCTGTAGTTTATGGCCTTGATGAAGTGGCTCTGTCGAGAACGGTTCTGGGTGTTTTTAAAATAGAAGGCATAGATCCTTTTTATCTAACTGTTTACTTGAGATCAAAATATGGTTTTGAACAACTGGTCAGAGAGCGTGAATTAACTATACAATATCAATTGACACTTGAGAGAGTCGGCAGGATATTAATATATAAACCTATGGACGGATTTTTCGAAAAAATAATCCGTCAGATATTTATTCAGAGTCAGAGTCTTTATATAAAATCCGCCGAACAATACGCTAAAGCAGAAGATGCGCTGCTCAATGAATTAGGTCTTCCAAACTGGAAACCAAAACATCAACTTTACTTCATTAAGAATTTTTTCGACACGCAATCCAGCAACCGCATTGACGCCGAATATTTTCAACCGATGTATGAGGAGATAGTCAAGGCCATTAGGTCTTCAAAGAATCACGCTTGTTTAGGCGATATCGTTTCAATAAAGAAATGTATTGAACCCGGTAGCGACGCTTATCAGGATAACGGCATTCCATTCCTCAGAGTCAGCAATCTCTCGAAATTCGGGATCAATAACGATAACCAGCAATTCTTGTCTGTGTCGTTGTACGACACTCTTAAAATGCATCAGCCGAAGAAAGGTGAGATTTTGCTATCGAAGGATGCCACACCGGGAATCGCATTTTATCTAAAAGAAACACCCTGCAAGATGATTCCTTCTGGTGGAATACTCCGGATAACAGTAAAAGACATCAATAGCATTTATCCTGAATATCTTACACTTGCATTAAACTCTATTGTTGTCCAGAAACAGATTGAACGGGACTCCGGTGGGTCAATAATTAATCATTGGCTTGTAGATCAGGTAAAAAACACGTTGATTCCTATTCTGCCAGTTTCTGTGCAAAAAGAAATATCCACAAAAATAGATGAATCATTTTCCGATCGTGAACATTCAAAGCGTCTTCTCTATATCGCCAAACGAGGCGTTGAAATGGCGATTGAGAAGAGCGAGAAAGACGCGGAAAAGTGGATAAAAGATGAGATTATAAAATCAGGATTGAAAGATGCCGGATTTTAA
- a CDS encoding type II toxin-antitoxin system RelE/ParE family toxin, whose protein sequence is MRGKFWKTYINIGVDMNMNFTVEFYETEVGACPVREFMDKLKTTDPDDFAAVVAGLAKLRNRLYHREPLAKSLGGGLFELRHVGKLNTRVLWFFVKNHRIVAVHGIRNKGQAIPDRDIRLARERMKDWQKRVER, encoded by the coding sequence TTGAGGGGAAAATTCTGGAAGACGTACATCAATATTGGTGTTGACATGAATATGAATTTTACAGTAGAATTTTATGAGACAGAGGTTGGCGCTTGTCCTGTGCGAGAGTTCATGGACAAACTAAAGACCACTGATCCGGATGATTTTGCTGCCGTCGTTGCCGGGTTGGCGAAACTTAGGAACCGGCTGTACCACCGGGAACCGTTAGCCAAGTCGCTCGGCGGCGGGCTCTTTGAGCTCCGCCACGTTGGCAAACTCAATACGCGGGTTCTTTGGTTTTTTGTGAAGAATCACCGCATTGTTGCTGTCCACGGTATCCGAAATAAAGGACAGGCGATTCCTGACCGTGACATTAGGCTTGCGCGGGAACGAATGAAAGACTGGCAGAAAAGAGTAGAGCGATGA
- the pabA gene encoding aminodeoxychorismate/anthranilate synthase component II, giving the protein MLLMIDNYDSFTYNLVQHLGELGEDIKVFRNDKVTIEEIKELKPKSIVISPGPCTPKEAGVSVDVIKYFAGKIPILGVCLGHQAIGAAFGGDIIRAPRLMHGKTSMIYHDGKTIYEGLPNPFEATRYHSLIIKKETLPSCLEITAWTEQDEIMGVRHKEFIVEGVQFHPESILTKVGKTLLKNFLKLRI; this is encoded by the coding sequence ATGTTACTGATGATTGATAATTATGATTCCTTTACCTATAACCTCGTCCAGCATCTTGGAGAGCTTGGAGAGGATATAAAGGTTTTCAGGAATGACAAGGTTACAATAGAAGAGATTAAAGAATTAAAACCGAAAAGCATTGTCATATCTCCGGGGCCGTGCACACCTAAAGAGGCGGGAGTTTCTGTTGATGTCATAAAATACTTTGCAGGCAAGATTCCTATCCTCGGCGTATGTTTAGGGCATCAGGCAATCGGAGCTGCATTCGGAGGAGACATAATAAGGGCGCCGAGGCTGATGCACGGCAAGACGTCCATGATATACCACGACGGAAAGACAATATATGAAGGACTGCCCAATCCATTTGAGGCAACAAGATACCACTCGCTTATTATTAAAAAAGAGACCCTGCCTTCCTGCCTTGAGATTACCGCATGGACTGAGCAGGATGAGATAATGGGAGTTAGGCATAAGGAGTTTATAGTGGAAGGCGTGCAGTTTCATCCTGAGTCGATACTTACAAAAGTCGGAAAAACACTTCTGAAAAACTTCCTGAAATTGCGAATATAA
- a CDS encoding nicotinate-nucleotide adenylyltransferase: protein MKLGIFGGTFNPIHYGHLTAAEEVKEKLGLDKIIFVPSGNPPLKDKELADAKHRYKMVKLAISKNHSFAVSDIEYKKKDKSYSVDTIEKLRRIYPGARLYFIAGIDAFIDIPNWWQPERLVSLADFIVISRPSYKFTGLASSPYLKINRSILKKLDDAKLQSYKTKLISGRDITMLHITPVEISATGIRKLIKRGKSIKYLLPEEVESYIITHKIYKG, encoded by the coding sequence ATGAAACTCGGCATATTCGGCGGGACGTTTAATCCGATTCACTACGGACATCTCACAGCCGCAGAAGAGGTGAAGGAAAAACTCGGGCTTGACAAGATTATCTTTGTGCCGTCAGGCAACCCTCCGCTCAAGGATAAAGAGCTTGCAGACGCAAAACACAGATATAAGATGGTAAAGCTTGCCATATCTAAAAACCACTCCTTTGCTGTTTCTGATATCGAATATAAAAAAAAGGATAAATCTTATTCCGTGGATACCATTGAAAAGCTGCGCCGCATTTATCCCGGCGCAAGGCTTTACTTTATAGCCGGCATTGATGCTTTTATTGACATCCCTAACTGGTGGCAGCCTGAGAGGCTTGTCAGCCTTGCGGATTTTATAGTCATCTCAAGGCCGTCTTATAAATTCACAGGCCTTGCCTCTTCACCGTATCTGAAGATAAATAGAAGCATCCTTAAAAAGCTTGATGATGCAAAACTTCAGTCATATAAAACAAAACTAATAAGCGGCAGGGACATAACAATGCTGCATATTACGCCTGTTGAGATATCGGCAACCGGCATCAGAAAGCTGATAAAGCGCGGGAAAAGCATAAAATACCTATTGCCAGAAGAAGTTGAATCCTATATAATTACTCATAAGATTTATAAAGGTTAA
- a CDS encoding helix-turn-helix transcriptional regulator, translating to MRTTKKLLGERIKELRKAKKLSQDKLSEQIGIDPKHLSRIEVGNSYPSLSTLEKIAIALNVGIKEFFEFEHLSSRKDLINNAVKLLKDTDEERVKLISKVIRAIVN from the coding sequence ATGAGAACTACAAAGAAACTACTCGGCGAAAGAATAAAGGAACTAAGGAAGGCAAAAAAGCTGTCTCAGGACAAACTCTCTGAACAAATTGGTATAGACCCAAAGCATCTAAGCCGCATAGAAGTTGGCAACAGCTATCCTTCTCTCAGCACTCTTGAGAAAATAGCTATAGCTTTAAATGTAGGAATAAAAGAGTTCTTTGAGTTTGAACATCTTAGCAGTCGAAAGGATTTGATTAATAATGCGGTAAAATTGCTTAAAGATACTGACGAGGAAAGAGTCAAGCTTATTTCAAAAGTTATCAGGGCAATTGTCAATTAA
- a CDS encoding glutamate-5-semialdehyde dehydrogenase, whose translation MDIKAYVLKKAKAAKKGARLLARASSKEKNNALLKMADALKKRKAELIKENKKDIAFAEKKGLSKAMIDRLALNDKRINEMAQGLIEVAALPDPVGEVIKMWQRPNGMVVGKMRVPIGVIGIIYESRPNVTADATSLCLKAGNAVILRGGSEAINSNKAIVKILRDAAKSKGLNEDAITFIDIPEREAVMEMLKLEGIIDLIIPRGGEGLIRTVTANSRIPVLKHYKGVCHVFVDRDADLKMAEDICFNAKVQRPGTCNAMETMLVDKKIAKAFLPSMIKRFKDAKVSLKGCPETRKIDKSVAAVKEEDFYMEYLELILNVKVVKGIDEAMEHIAKYGSAHSDSIVTENYEKAMRFLREVDSSAVFVNASTRLNDGYQFGLGAEIGISTDKIHARGPMGLEELTCTKFIVLGDGQLRE comes from the coding sequence ATGGATATTAAGGCTTATGTTCTGAAAAAGGCGAAGGCAGCCAAAAAGGGCGCAAGGCTGCTTGCAAGGGCATCTTCTAAAGAAAAGAACAATGCGCTTTTAAAGATGGCAGATGCCCTTAAAAAACGCAAGGCAGAACTTATAAAAGAAAACAAAAAAGACATTGCCTTTGCGGAGAAGAAAGGGCTTTCAAAGGCGATGATAGACAGGCTTGCCCTGAATGACAAACGCATAAATGAGATGGCGCAGGGGTTGATTGAGGTTGCAGCGCTTCCTGACCCTGTTGGAGAAGTGATAAAAATGTGGCAGAGGCCCAATGGGATGGTTGTCGGAAAGATGCGCGTGCCTATCGGAGTTATCGGAATCATCTATGAATCAAGGCCTAATGTAACGGCAGATGCAACGAGCCTATGCTTAAAGGCAGGAAATGCGGTTATTCTCCGAGGAGGCTCTGAGGCAATAAACTCCAATAAGGCGATTGTAAAGATACTGAGGGATGCGGCAAAGAGCAAAGGGCTTAATGAGGATGCAATAACATTCATTGACATACCTGAAAGAGAAGCAGTTATGGAGATGCTTAAGCTTGAGGGGATTATCGACCTCATAATCCCGCGCGGGGGCGAAGGGCTGATAAGGACAGTTACGGCAAATTCAAGAATTCCCGTGCTTAAGCATTACAAAGGAGTATGTCATGTTTTTGTTGACAGAGATGCTGACCTGAAGATGGCTGAGGATATATGCTTTAATGCAAAAGTCCAGAGGCCCGGCACCTGCAATGCAATGGAGACAATGCTCGTTGACAAAAAGATTGCAAAGGCATTTCTCCCATCAATGATTAAGAGGTTTAAAGATGCAAAGGTCAGCCTTAAGGGATGTCCTGAGACAAGGAAGATAGACAAATCAGTTGCTGCTGTGAAAGAAGAAGACTTTTATATGGAGTATCTGGAACTTATCCTTAATGTAAAGGTAGTCAAGGGAATTGATGAGGCAATGGAGCATATCGCAAAATACGGCTCTGCTCATTCTGATTCAATTGTTACGGAGAATTATGAGAAGGCGATGCGCTTCCTGCGTGAGGTTGATTCATCCGCTGTTTTCGTTAATGCATCCACAAGATTGAATGACGGTTATCAGTTCGGCCTCGGCGCTGAGATAGGAATATCAACGGACAAGATTCATGCAAGGGGGCCGATGGGGCTTGAAGAACTCACATGCACGAAGTTTATAGTGCTTGGGGATGGACAACTAAGAGAATGA
- a CDS encoding N-6 DNA methylase: protein MKINEIFKDTNYDLALFAEADIKALEAKIKVQKNKPYVDCIIRGKEVQLKPEEVVRQLYAIKLINEYGYPKKRIRFEHPVQFGRETKSADIVVFDKDRPTVEYIIVEVKKPKLKDGKEQLRSYCNATGAPIGVWSNGGQISHYNRKDPNFFVDITDIPKADQTLEDILKERFTWLDLIVKDKILNEGKSLKTIITEMEDEVLANAGVDVFEEVFKLIFTKLFDETKSKDDKVITDRTIKRKLKADEIGDFEKLKSVLKDVDTRDFRVLEFRNTGQSEGELKKKIQKLFDEAKKKWPGVFPDESKSDLSPSHLSVCVSSLQDVKLFNSNLQVIDEAFEYLVSKSSKGEKGQYFTLRHVIDMCVKMLNPQKGEYMIDTAAGSCGFTVHTIFHLTGHLFENTEISQEEKEDVLKVFGIDFDEKVVRVARTLNLIAGDGETNVLHLNTLDYDRWNETIKNPDWLMTYGKGFKRLEVLKKEIISYKTFLFDILMANPPFAGDIKEPRIIHKYELGYNDKNKPKPKVGRDILFIERNLDFIKPGGRMAIVLPQGRFNNTSDKDIRKFIADKARILAVVGLHGNTFKPHTGTKTSILFLQKWDDKLCPKKDDYPIFFGVSEKSGKDNSGEYIYVKNGDGKRKLDKYGHLVVDHDLHNQGGELPYGIAEAFIEWAKKEKLSFWKNGK, encoded by the coding sequence GTGAAAATAAACGAAATTTTTAAAGATACAAACTACGATCTTGCGCTTTTTGCAGAAGCCGATATAAAAGCACTTGAGGCAAAAATCAAGGTTCAGAAAAACAAGCCTTACGTTGACTGTATCATTCGTGGGAAAGAAGTTCAGCTCAAGCCGGAGGAAGTTGTTCGTCAGCTTTACGCAATTAAACTCATTAACGAATACGGCTATCCTAAGAAGCGGATACGCTTTGAGCATCCTGTTCAGTTTGGGCGGGAGACAAAATCTGCCGATATAGTCGTCTTTGATAAAGACAGGCCGACCGTTGAATACATTATCGTTGAGGTCAAGAAACCGAAGCTCAAGGACGGCAAGGAACAGCTTAGGTCATACTGTAATGCTACAGGCGCACCTATCGGCGTGTGGTCAAACGGCGGACAGATTTCCCACTATAACCGCAAAGACCCGAATTTCTTTGTGGATATAACCGACATTCCGAAAGCTGATCAGACCCTTGAAGACATCTTAAAAGAGCGGTTCACGTGGTTGGATCTGATTGTCAAAGATAAAATTCTGAATGAGGGCAAATCACTTAAGACGATTATCACTGAAATGGAAGATGAAGTCCTCGCAAATGCTGGTGTTGATGTCTTTGAGGAGGTTTTCAAGCTCATCTTTACGAAACTTTTTGATGAGACCAAGAGCAAAGACGACAAAGTTATTACCGACCGAACGATTAAGCGAAAATTAAAAGCTGATGAAATTGGCGATTTCGAGAAATTAAAATCTGTTTTGAAAGATGTTGATACGCGCGATTTCCGAGTTCTTGAGTTCAGGAATACAGGACAGTCCGAAGGTGAGCTAAAGAAGAAGATTCAGAAACTTTTTGACGAGGCCAAAAAGAAATGGCCCGGCGTATTTCCAGATGAAAGCAAAAGTGACCTTTCGCCCTCTCATCTTTCCGTCTGTGTCTCAAGCCTTCAGGACGTTAAGCTTTTTAATTCCAATCTGCAGGTTATTGATGAGGCCTTTGAATATTTGGTAAGCAAATCCTCTAAGGGCGAAAAAGGCCAGTATTTCACGCTACGCCATGTAATTGATATGTGCGTCAAGATGCTCAATCCCCAAAAAGGCGAATACATGATTGACACCGCCGCTGGTTCTTGCGGCTTCACTGTTCACACCATCTTTCATTTAACAGGACATCTCTTTGAAAATACCGAGATTTCGCAGGAAGAAAAAGAAGATGTCCTCAAGGTGTTTGGTATTGATTTTGACGAAAAGGTTGTCCGTGTTGCCCGCACATTAAACCTCATTGCCGGTGATGGTGAGACAAATGTTCTGCATCTCAATACTCTTGATTATGACCGTTGGAATGAGACTATAAAGAATCCGGACTGGCTTATGACCTATGGCAAGGGGTTCAAACGGCTTGAAGTTCTCAAGAAGGAGATAATTTCATATAAGACTTTTCTCTTCGATATTTTAATGGCAAATCCGCCATTTGCGGGCGACATTAAAGAACCGCGCATCATTCATAAATACGAGCTTGGCTATAACGATAAGAACAAGCCTAAGCCGAAAGTTGGCAGAGATATCCTTTTTATCGAGCGAAATCTTGATTTCATAAAACCCGGCGGACGAATGGCGATTGTCCTGCCTCAAGGACGCTTCAATAATACGTCAGATAAAGACATCCGTAAATTTATCGCCGACAAGGCCCGCATTCTGGCAGTCGTGGGATTGCATGGAAACACGTTCAAGCCCCACACTGGCACAAAGACAAGCATCTTGTTCCTGCAGAAATGGGATGACAAGCTCTGTCCAAAAAAAGATGATTATCCTATTTTTTTTGGTGTGTCTGAAAAATCCGGCAAGGACAATTCAGGCGAGTATATCTATGTCAAAAACGGCGACGGCAAGCGGAAGTTAGACAAATATGGCCACCTTGTTGTTGATCATGACTTGCATAATCAGGGCGGCGAATTACCTTACGGTATAGCTGAGGCGTTTATTGAATGGGCTAAAAAAGAGAAACTCAGCTTTTGGAAAAATGGCAAATGA
- a CDS encoding four helix bundle protein, with protein MKSNNGIQERTYEFAIMVVKFVKKLPANTGGFVIGRQLIRSGTSIGANIEEATGAFSKDDFIFKMNIALKESRETNYWLRLIKDSELMKSTEVENLINESENIKNILSAIVRTSKERREKREVKCFS; from the coding sequence ATGAAAAGTAATAATGGGATACAGGAAAGGACTTATGAGTTTGCAATTATGGTGGTAAAATTTGTAAAGAAACTGCCTGCAAATACAGGCGGATTTGTTATTGGACGGCAATTAATCAGGTCAGGGACATCCATTGGAGCAAACATTGAAGAAGCGACAGGTGCATTTAGCAAGGATGACTTTATATTCAAAATGAATATTGCTTTAAAGGAGTCAAGAGAAACAAATTATTGGTTAAGGTTGATAAAAGACTCAGAGTTGATGAAAAGCACAGAAGTCGAAAACCTTATAAATGAGTCTGAAAATATCAAGAACATTCTGTCAGCAATTGTAAGGACATCAAAAGAAAGGAGGGAAAAGAGGGAGGTTAAATGTTTTTCTTAA
- a CDS encoding ATP-binding protein, whose translation MVKERYLTPYIVNDLKEKMVFVGGPRQVGKTTLCRELVASYFKKHSYFNWDNRNDRKAILSSSWPADSKLLIFDELHKYKKWKGFIKGEYDKLKDAFHFIVTGSARLDLYRRGGDSLQGRYHYYRLHPFTVAEIAKTFQPAVPFNKLIIPDMTSEDVVESLYAFGGFPEPFLRQTARHLRRWHNEKIERMLREDIQDMQLIRDMGSMRLLSDILPSKVGSLLSINSIREDLEVSFRAVAHWIDVLESFYYLFRLYPFSGKKIRSLKKEPKLYLWDWAEIENESARFENLIASHLLKFVHFLIDFEGHKAELYFLRDVDKREVDFLVTVKGKPWFAVEAKLNNERLSPYLLYFKDRLNIPFCYQVVKTAGIDRFEKGVRIISAGKFLGGVA comes from the coding sequence ATGGTAAAAGAGCGATACTTAACGCCTTACATCGTTAATGACCTCAAGGAAAAGATGGTCTTTGTCGGAGGTCCCCGGCAGGTGGGTAAAACAACCCTTTGCCGTGAACTTGTTGCGTCTTATTTTAAAAAACATTCATATTTCAACTGGGATAATAGAAATGACCGGAAGGCCATTCTAAGCTCAAGCTGGCCGGCAGACAGCAAATTGCTGATTTTCGACGAATTGCACAAATACAAAAAGTGGAAAGGTTTCATCAAGGGAGAGTACGACAAGCTCAAGGATGCTTTTCACTTCATTGTAACAGGCAGCGCAAGACTGGATTTGTATCGCCGCGGAGGCGACTCGCTGCAGGGAAGATACCATTATTACCGGCTTCACCCCTTCACTGTCGCTGAAATAGCAAAGACATTTCAGCCTGCAGTTCCTTTCAATAAACTTATCATTCCTGATATGACATCTGAAGATGTTGTGGAATCACTCTATGCATTCGGAGGCTTTCCCGAACCCTTTCTAAGACAGACGGCAAGGCATCTGAGAAGATGGCACAATGAAAAAATTGAGCGGATGTTAAGGGAAGACATTCAGGATATGCAACTCATAAGAGATATGGGCAGCATGAGGCTTTTAAGCGATATATTGCCTTCGAAAGTCGGCTCTCTGCTTTCAATAAATTCTATCAGGGAAGACCTTGAAGTAAGCTTTAGGGCAGTGGCTCACTGGATAGATGTGCTTGAGTCATTTTACTATCTTTTCAGACTATATCCGTTTTCCGGCAAAAAGATACGCTCTTTGAAAAAAGAGCCTAAGCTTTATTTGTGGGATTGGGCAGAGATCGAGAACGAATCCGCAAGGTTTGAAAATCTGATAGCCTCGCATCTCCTTAAGTTCGTGCATTTCCTTATTGATTTTGAAGGCCACAAGGCTGAGCTTTATTTTCTTCGGGATGTGGATAAGCGTGAGGTTGATTTTCTTGTCACTGTAAAAGGAAAACCATGGTTTGCGGTAGAGGCGAAACTCAACAATGAACGGCTCTCGCCTTACCTCCTGTATTTTAAAGACCGTCTTAATATTCCTTTCTGCTATCAGGTGGTTAAAACAGCAGGTATTGACAGGTTTGAAAAAGGAGTAAGGATTATCTCAGCCGGGAAGTTTTTGGGAGGAGTAGCATAA
- a CDS encoding nucleotidyltransferase family protein has product MKLGIFGGTFNPIHYGHLTATEEVKEKLGLDRIIFVPSGNPPLKGRELADAKHRYKMVKLGISKNHSLAVSDIE; this is encoded by the coding sequence ATGAAACTTGGCATATTCGGCGGGACCTTTAACCCAATCCACTATGGTCATCTCACAGCCACAGAAGAGGTTAAGGAAAAACTCGGTCTTGACAGGATTATCTTTGTGCCGTCAGGAAACCCGCCGCTTAAGGGCAGAGAGCTTGCAGACGCAAAACACAGATATAAGATGGTAAAGCTTGGCATATCTAAAAATCACTCCCTTGCTGTTTCTGATATTGAATAA
- a CDS encoding helix-turn-helix transcriptional regulator, which produces MKKTNFDRYLEEQLKNPAFADRFDRAGEAWDVALQIAALRQKSGLSQKELAKLLKTSQQQISRLESPGYEGHSLSMLRRVAEVLHARVRVTFKPEAKGSEMRVAEEIAVYGNKPTGKRRT; this is translated from the coding sequence ATGAAGAAGACTAATTTTGATCGTTATCTTGAAGAGCAGTTGAAAAACCCGGCGTTTGCTGACCGATTTGATCGTGCCGGCGAGGCTTGGGATGTGGCACTCCAGATTGCCGCCCTTCGTCAGAAGTCGGGACTTTCCCAAAAGGAGCTTGCAAAACTCCTCAAGACCTCTCAGCAGCAGATCAGCAGGTTGGAATCGCCTGGCTATGAAGGCCACTCACTCAGCATGTTGCGCCGCGTGGCCGAGGTACTGCACGCCCGCGTCCGCGTGACATTTAAGCCGGAGGCAAAGGGAAGCGAAATGCGCGTGGCCGAAGAAATTGCAGTTTACGGGAACAAGCCCACCGGAAAGAGGCGGACATGA
- the trpE gene encoding anthranilate synthase component I, producing the protein MLYPDLKEFKSLCGKGNLIPVYREILADFDTPVSAFLKIGKSPSFLLESVVGGEKWARYSFLGTNPSKVIKGRGKKMEIIERGRKPVVFEAEDPVDVLKREIALYKPVDVPGLPRFSGGLVGYMGYDMVRFFERVPDSKKPGIDLPDMFFMLADTMLIFDSLKQKIKIVSNVHVDGKSPAKAYKEAVEKIDAITEKLKSAKLKVKNSKGKKQKPVNKFKSSFKTKEAFEKAVLKSKEYIAAGDIFQVVLSQRFERKSDVKPFDVYRALRVINPSPYMYYIDTGDAEIAGSSPEILVRVEDKKIVLRPIAGTRRRGETEAEDKALEEELKKDPKEMAEHIMLVDLGRNDVGRVAEKGSVNVTELMAVERYSHVMHMVSNVEGKLEKNLDAFDVLRACFPAGTVTGAPKVRAMEIIDELEPIKRGPYAGSVGYFSYSGNMDTCITIRTLIIKDGKVYVQAGAGIVADSVPEREYTETVNKAMGMMKAVEMAERGLN; encoded by the coding sequence ATGCTGTATCCTGACCTTAAAGAGTTTAAGTCTCTATGCGGAAAGGGAAATCTCATCCCTGTCTATAGGGAAATCCTTGCTGATTTTGACACTCCTGTCTCTGCATTTTTAAAGATTGGCAAAAGCCCTTCTTTCCTTCTTGAGAGTGTTGTCGGAGGAGAGAAATGGGCCAGATATTCCTTCCTCGGAACTAATCCGTCAAAGGTTATAAAGGGCAGGGGAAAGAAGATGGAGATAATAGAAAGAGGCAGGAAGCCGGTTGTATTTGAGGCAGAGGACCCTGTGGATGTGCTTAAAAGAGAGATAGCTCTTTATAAGCCTGTTGATGTTCCGGGTCTTCCGAGATTTTCAGGCGGCTTGGTCGGATATATGGGATATGACATGGTCAGATTTTTTGAGCGTGTTCCTGACAGCAAAAAACCCGGCATTGATTTGCCTGATATGTTCTTTATGCTTGCTGACACAATGCTCATATTTGACAGCCTTAAGCAGAAGATAAAAATTGTCTCTAATGTGCATGTAGACGGGAAAAGCCCTGCAAAGGCGTATAAAGAAGCAGTGGAAAAGATAGATGCAATAACGGAAAAGTTAAAAAGTGCAAAGTTGAAAGTTAAAAATTCAAAAGGCAAGAAACAAAAACCAGTCAACAAATTTAAATCCAGCTTTAAGACGAAAGAGGCTTTTGAGAAGGCTGTGCTTAAGTCAAAAGAATATATTGCGGCAGGCGATATATTTCAGGTTGTGCTCTCGCAGAGGTTTGAGCGCAAATCAGACGTTAAGCCGTTTGATGTTTACCGTGCGCTGCGTGTGATTAATCCGTCTCCTTACATGTATTACATTGACACAGGAGACGCAGAGATTGCCGGTTCATCTCCTGAGATACTTGTCAGGGTTGAGGATAAGAAAATTGTTCTGAGGCCTATTGCAGGCACAAGGAGAAGGGGCGAAACAGAGGCAGAGGATAAAGCCTTGGAAGAGGAGCTTAAAAAAGACCCAAAGGAAATGGCAGAGCATATAATGCTCGTTGACCTTGGAAGAAATGATGTCGGCAGGGTTGCAGAGAAAGGTTCTGTTAATGTGACAGAGTTGATGGCTGTTGAAAGATACAGCCATGTGATGCACATGGTCTCAAATGTTGAAGGAAAGCTGGAGAAAAATCTTGATGCGTTTGATGTGCTTAGGGCATGTTTTCCGGCAGGCACTGTTACAGGCGCTCCAAAGGTTCGGGCCATGGAGATTATAGATGAACTTGAGCCTATAAAGAGAGGGCCTTATGCCGGCTCTGTGGGATATTTCAGCTATTCAGGGAATATGGATACATGTATCACTATAAGAACGCTTATAATAAAAGACGGGAAGGTTTATGTTCAGGCAGGCGCAGGGATAGTAGCTGATTCAGTGCCTGAGAGGGAATACACTGAAACAGTGAATAAGGCTATGGGGATGATGAAGGCAGTGGAGATGGCAGAGAGAGGACTAAATTAA